tgagcaggCTTTTGAGTCTACCAGAACTCTTTATCAGGGTGGATGTTAAGCAATACAGGAAGGGTGGAGTTGAGAAAAAAAAGCTGACTTTGTATTTAAGCCGTAGTGTCTGCACTGGTCATAAGTGTATTTCTCTTGTATAGTCTTAGAAGGGGCGTGGCTCTGAGAGTTGTCATAAAGAGCATCTGTGCTCTGGGTACTTCCCTTTTTGCAACTCTTTCCAAAGAACAGACAGGATCTCTTTTGGCAGTTACTTTCTGTTTCCTAGGTAAAGGGCAACATCTGATTATGCTGATTTTGCAAGAAATGGCTGGTGCAAGTTAAAGTGTGGATCTAAACATCTGTAACTTTTGAAGAATACATTCCATTAAATAACACAAAAACCACTGGACTGTACACTTAAAATGGGAAATTAAAATTATGGCTAGACTCAGCCACTTGACACTGCTCTGAGTGCCAGGCTTGCGGGTGGGGATTAAACGGAGGATCTGTGGTGGCACCCTGCTGGAGGGAGTGGGGACCTAGCAGCTGCtccaggattagggttgccaggttcaggtcctgagactgatcctgtatctttagaagaaaagaaagtcaggcaagtgcaggtgttcttacaacactataatgggaaaaaccacaaagtagaattctcccttccccctggacaacttttaaagatacagaagacctcttggaggctgggcctggcaaccaagaggtcttctgtatctttaaaagttgtgcagggggaagggagaattccaccttgtggtttttcccattacagtgttgcaagaacacctgcacttgggtgactttcatcttctcctaaagttacaggatcagtctcaggacctgaacctggcaaccctacccaggatGTCTGGTGCAGTGCCCAGCCTTGAGTCCAAGAAGGTAGCAGAAAGCAGTCTTGTATCAACACTGATTCTGCCTGCTGTATATGAGCCTTTTTGCCcacttatattttttaatgtactgCTTCTACTGTGGGGCTGGTAAATGTGGCCGTTTGGAAGAAAACATCATTGCCTTTGAAGTTAATGAATCTAGCTTAGTCATGTCTTTTAACTtctatgggtctgctctgagtaggattaacactGAATGCTATTTTTCCCCCTGAAACCAGTAATCTagatctctctgtgtgtatgtgtttatggtTGAATTGTTGTTGGATTCATAAATGACCTCCAAATAATTGTTTAGCTTTTGCATCAAGTTTAGGAAAAATAGTGGGTTTGGCATGAGCTGGGATTTGAGCAAGAGGCTTCAAGGCTTAGTTAGACCACATttgcaccgtacatttaaaggagtgtgataccactttaaagaatCAGGaaatcctccaaagaatcctgggcactgtagtttgtcaacattgctgagagttgttaagagacatgTATTTTCctcaaagagctgcaattctcagagtttcctgAGAAAGGAGATTGACCATTAAAACCACTCTGAGAAAAGCAGCACATTTAGGGGAATCAGGTGTAGTTATCTGGtgtttcagggggtcttagaccctttaccttttggaGAGCAGGAAGAGTCCCAGccaagtccctatgtctccagcatcctacgagccaatcaacaTTAAAggagagtatgttagccactgagaataattttctaacatgcttccttgtcctttcatgcagattggagccaatcagagtgaaaggagaagagtcagccactgagaagactcttctcagtagctaacactcccctttcatgctgattggctcccagggatctatgttgttgtgggagaagacacatgccggaaggactgaggagtgtggagataatGAGGGAGAGCAAGCAAGAGAGTGAGGGGACtgagctgtgagggggcatggcatgactaccATGCagagaccttgcacttctgaattttccactacactactgagtggAATAGGGGGCTCTTAGCAGCTTTCAGCAGCCTTCAAAAACTacagctctcaggattctttgggggaggccaggactgtttaaagccAGGATAGgcttttaatgtatagtgcagatgcggCCTTAGTCTCTACAAAACACCTTTCATAGATATGCTGAGCTACTGCTTCAAACACAATGATGTAAATTCTTAATATTTAATGTGAGAAGCAGGCCTTTATTTGAACAATTCTTGCTGTTTTTccacctcttttcttttttgtaaactacttaaGAGTTTTCTATTTACAATCCAGTGGTAAATAAtttttgtcaaataaataaaaataaaataaactgtccAGTGAATTCCTCTCAGAAACACtgttctttcccccctccctctctcattcacacacacatgactggtggctccagtgttagtggagcagtgaatccgctccgagTTTTAAtccaaacattcaaggagctgtccaaggtgctttctgcAAAAAGCTAGGTGGACCATTGGTCtgcctcaatataaggcagctttctaacaTGTTGCCAGCACGTTGATCTGCTGACACAATCAGTGCTGCTCATCTCTGTgccaggtctcccaggttgtagtccaacaccttaaccactacaccacacatagaTAATTAAAGTTGACTGGCAGTAGGGTCACTCAGGAAAGCCAAACAGAAGTGCTTCTCCACTTTATGCCAAATTAATTTGTGGActtgccacaagatgtgatggtTATGGCTTAGGCAGCAGAATGAAGTGAAAGAATTGGGAAGAGGAAGAATGGACTACACCACTTCAGTTGCAGGGAGGGGTCATTTTTACAGTCCAAAACAAACTCCATGAAAGTAGAAAACTAGCCCAAGGGGACTGGGCTGAACTAGAACATTGCTCCCTGATGTGCACAGGTTTTTTTCTTgcatgattatttttttaaaatatatgagaGTATTCAAAACTGATCTTCTCAACCTGCAACCTGGTTTGGAGGAAAATCATGAGGTGGTTACAGAAAACTGTTCTCTCAAATCAATATTTAATCCACTTCGAAGAACAGTTTCTAATTGCTAGGAAACCCTGTGCCTTGAATGACTCTAGATGGGCCTTGGCAGAGGAGAGCTATAAAGTGGAAATGCCACGCAGGAGAAAGCCTGCCTGCACCTTTCAAGAGTCAGCtttctgcagtttttttaaaaatctgattatCACTCTCTGATGAGCCTCAGCCAATTATCCtgtccacatttttttaaaaaagtattttctcCCACAGCCCTCTGAAGCTGATGAGGATAGGGAATTTAGCCATGATTATCTGACATTTGTTCCTATTTATCAGGTTTTCTTGCTTGGCTGGTTTGCTTGTCAGAAATGGAGGAGGGGAAACTATTAGCAAATCGGATTGTACTCTGAAATGGGTCACCAGCATCATCAAGCCACCAGCATCTGTGCCTTCAACAGCTGCTTAGGACACAGAGAGTGGTCAGATGTAAAGAGGATGGGGTTTCTGCACTTTTAACTGTTGTGTACAAGAGGGGATTTCAGCTGGAGGAGCTTGCATGACAGCCCTCCACCTAAGCAGCTACCTTATACCAGGACATCCTTTTTGTGCATCTAGCACCTAGTACAGTCTGCTCCAACTGGAAGAAGCTATCCAGGGTTTTAGGTAGAGGATTTTACCATCACCTGCAGCTTGGCCAGTGGCTCCCCGCTTGTGAAGTGCTCTCTcctgtgaggtctgcctggcagccCAGGGCCAGTTCCAAGTTTCTGGAGACCATTGCGCATAGGCAGTAGGCCCCTTCTCCCCTTCCTTatctcctcaaaccacactcctcctccctcttggctccacccctttaaagtaaaataaatcttgACTGATATGGCAACCCCCTATTGTCAACGAAAAACTACACAAAATTTTGAACTTTTGAAATGATGAATGCATTTCTTAATCACTGAATGGGTACACCACTTCCACCGGTCTAGCATTAACCTAGCCTTTCTCtactatacagtaatacctcagttaacatatCCTCCaggaagaagctccttttaaggaaggctttttttaaaggtgaaactgaccagctttgctttgctatggataaatatTCAAACCTGTGTctctgctttaaggtgaaactgaccaggctgtgtgtttgctttgcattaaagagatctattgctttctcccagggctggggagggaaagatCCAATAGAAttcagaggaagaggagaaggaggggggagggagatgtgcCAGGCAGGCACACTTTAAAGcgcctgttgaagctgccccatcACCTGTGAGTGGGTATAGGAACCTATCTCTATTCTTTCTATGTTATTCCtgtctctggtaccaaagtttctgttaatgaAGTattgtccaggaacgcatcttctttattaactgaggtattactgtaatctgATTTCACAATTCCTTTTCTGGCATTTTTTTACAGgcaaaatacatatataatattTGATATTGTAACATCCACAAGCTGAATTTGCCGGTGAGGCTGGactggggccagtgaggggcctcTCTTAAGCTCCTAGGCCATtggccagtgcctcacctggAACCGGGCCTGTCTGGCTCCATAATTAACATCATAAACTTATCTCTTCTCCTAGCCTTTTGATGGATTATGATGATTTTGCTGTCTATCAATGATAATGATGTTTTATGGATctgacttttgtttttgttttgtgtggcTTATTGGATTATGCATGggttattgcttttattgtattgtattttttttactttatatTATGCTTTATGCTCTTAATACTTTGTAATTTGCCTGGAGACGCCTTATGTGGCAAGTGAATAATAAATTAAGTAAGGAAACAAACCATTTTAACTGGAGACGCCTGCCACTGAACCTGCAACCATCTGTATAGAAAGCCACTAAACTATGGTCCATCCCCACCTTCTCAGCTTGATATGCAGAAAGCAGGAGGTGATGACTGTTTCTCTCTTGTGTTGTACAGAAACTCATATGCGAAGCTTTGCACATCAAGCTGCCATTGAAGACACAAAAGCAGCCCAGACTGTTTATTTTTCTGGTCAGCTGGCAAGTTTTTTCAGCAGTTTTCAGAAGGGTTTTGGGAGACAGTTTCACTGAATCACCCAGACGCATACAGCTATTTACCAAcctacatttttgtttgtttatcaaAAGTCTGCAAAGTACTAGTCAGCTCTGGGCTAAAATAGAGAAATTGTGTATTTTTCCTgtaggttgttgggttttttcccTGGCAGAGTTCCTGTGCCTTCAAGAGCTGCATAAGAAGCAGAAATTCAGCATGGTTTTTCCAGCATGCAGAATGGAAAATCTTCACCTGAATTTCTGCTTCCCAGGTAGCAGTTAAAGGAGCCTGCCATGAAAAAAAGAGAATCATTTTTTCTGCAATGTTTTATCCAATGTGTCCCCAATTCAGTCCTTGGTCCAAGGAAAAGAACCACAGATAAGTAGCAACCAGTTGCTAAGAACCAGGATCCATCAGTAATTCTGTCCAGGGCCAGACGTCCCTGTCTTTAATATTTATATAGCAAGAATCTTAACAGATGCAATTTCATACGTTTTTGGTACAGTCTGAAGATATATGATTCAGCAGCCTTGGTGAAGCTAAGTaagtctggatctggtcagtacATGGATGGGAAACCACCCAAGGAACTTACATATGCTGGCAGAGGTCCATGATATAAGAAAGGGGCTGGGGAATATAAATCTTATCAATAATAGTAAAAATATTTgcacagtggaggaggaggaattgcAGACTTTCCaggccaggggtgaggaacctgtggtcctcctgatgtacagttcttatcatccctgaccactaacTATGTTGTCCAGGACCTgtagcagttgtagtccaacatcagagGGCCCACAGATCCACCATCTCTGGTCTAGGCAATGATTCAAAGCGAAATCATTCAATCCTGTAAGGCAGaggtgaggaacttgtggccttccaggggttattggactccagtcctcattagtcccagccagcagggccagtggtcaaagatgatggggcTTAGGTCTAACaatatctagagagccacaggttccataTCTGTGCTGTAAGGATCCAGCCTTAATCTTCCTTGCATGGGGAAACAAGGAATCACTGACAAtcagcatttatatagcacagtTCGAGTGTTCAAGTGCCAATACTATGGTCCTTACTGAAGGTCAAAGCAAACCAACATTAGAAAGCTCTGCTTTCACCAGGGCAAAATCATCCAGGTTTGTGAAAGTGTTAAGCTTCATATCTTTGCACCTGGATTACCTTGGTGCATCTCGCAAACTTTCTTAGGAAGGAGAAACCATGTTACAGTTTGGTAGGGGTGTGGCACTTCTCTTCCATCCTGTTCTGTGATAGTGTCTTCAGACTAGCAGATCGGCTAATATGCTACTCTTTAACCATTACAGACTTGTTGGCTTCTCTAGTGCCTTTTCCCCCCACCTCTCTCTACTTGGACGATGAACCACACATGCAAATGAATATTGCACATGAAGCTCCTGGCTTGATCCAACTGCCGGGACTTCATTGGTCAAAATATGAGTGATACTGCCAAGCAGCTGTTCAGGAGGGAGGGACTGCCAGGCACTGGATTTAGTACGCCTCTGGACATCTAAAAGGCGCTACTGCTCATTATCTATCCCTGGCAGATGCCTCCGTGTTGAGTTGGAATGACAGCACTTGTCTCtctgttccactgatttcagttgcccataattcagtggcagaacacatgctttgcatgcaaaaggtcccaggtacaatatCCCACATTATCCTGCACTGGctgggaaagagtcctatatGAGGGCCAATGGTAATCGGAATAGAAACAGTGAGCAATACTGAGATAGCTGGATCAATTGTGCAATGCAGCATCCCATGTTCCATATCCTAAGTACACTTCGCTTTGCTTGGGACCATGCTGCTATTCACATTAGTGAAGACAAAGAAAGTAGTAACTCTTGTAACAGCAAATGGACCTGTTTTTTCCTCTCAGTGTACTAGAatgtaaagagagaaggaaagagaaaaaagaatgAAAGGGACCAGGCAGAGCAGTTATTTATAATAATTTAACAACCGTGTTATGATGTGACATAAATATTCCTCTGTGTTCTCCCTCTTTGGAatgcattccatgttcctgtgtcTATGTTTAAAACTATATTCAattccatgttgttgtttttaaaggtaaAGGACGCTGTTATAGGTAGTGATCTGCTGGCAAAACCATAATCCCTGTGGGATCAGAGCAAGGTCCCATTtggttctcacactggccaactaggtatctgtgggaagcccacatgcaggacatgAGCAAAACGGCCCTCTCCTCATTCATGGCCTCCAGCAAATGGTGTTTgggaggcatgctgcctctgatattGGAGGCAATATAGCCatcgtgactagtagccactgacggcCTCATCCTTCAAGGATAAGGGCGGAAAGGATTGTGCAAAGCTAATCCAAATAATTTTTGTTAATTTGCCATGGAAATCACTATAAGGTTTTACTAGTTTTGTGAGGTACCAATTTTTGAGTCTAAGAGAAGAGGAACCTAGAGCCGAAAAGGATGGAACACTTAAGTATAGGCTGCAACAGCTCTCATTCCTTACAATGCTTAATTTTCACTTttcagggacagccaacatggtaccctttaTGTTGTTAACactccatcagccctatccagaatggccagtgggctggggataatgggaattggagtccagcaacacagtTCTGAACATCTAAGTGATGCTCTCAGCCAACGGtgaggaatctgtagccctccagatattgctggactttgactacgttggctggggctgatgggagttgggagtccatgaacatctggagggccaccagctccccatccttgctttaaagcaaaacattttCTTTAGTGTGTGCTGTAGGTATTCCACCCGGCCCCAACAACATTTAAATAAAACACAATGCCACAGTCAagagtctttttaaaaacaagttctAATGGAAACCAATGCCTCTCCCACACAGTTTTTACGTTAAACACATCAGTTCATCACACAAGAGCCAAAACCTATTTTCATCACACAAGCAGGGACTGTAGGGGAAAGAGGTCTCTAGGAAAAAAATTCTTAACTCTTCAGTTTCAGGTCCAAAGGCTTCAAGAAGTGTGGCAAAGGCAGGTCCTCTAGTGCCTCTGGGAACTGATCTGGCGAAATGGTCCCAATTAAGACTTGCATCGATCGAACAAAGAGGGAAGAGGGAGCTAAGCCTGCCAGCCACTGGAACCTGTTCTTACCCAAAAGGTCCTGCCATTGCTCTGGGTCGTCCAGCAGCTGCTGTTTCATTGCCAAAGGGAAGCCCTGAGGCGTGAAGAGGAACAGGGAGTCCAGGAGGAGCAGCTTGGTGCACAGATTTGACGCCGAGCTCTCCCAGATCTGCTGCAAGAGGAGGTCTAAGGGTGTGTTCCCAGTGCAGTCAATGAGGCAGGGTGAGGCCCCATGGCCCAGCAACAAAAGCAAGCACTCAGGCCTCGCCAGTTCACAAGCCACATGGAGGGCAGTCTTGCCGCCTTCCACTCGGCTGCACCCTCTGCGGTCCAAATAGCTGGCCCGATCGCTCACCGGGAAGTCTCTGATGGCCTTCAAAATCTCCAAAAGAATATGGACGCGGTTGTACCGGACAGCCATGGCCAGGTGGGGTGCCGATGAATGGCAGCAGCTGAAGTGAAGGCTGGGGATGGCCAGGGCACTTTTCGGAAACGTGCTCAGCAGGTAACGGGCGTAAGGCTGGTGGTTGTGCACCAAGGCAtacagaagggcctcagaaggcGAGTAGGTGCTGACTTGACCTCCTTCTTGCCAATGGAAAGCCTCCATGCGCCGCATGTCCTCCAAGAGCCACACAGGCAGCTGGTCCCTCACTGCTTGGTAGAAGGCAAAGGAGGATTTCTTGCATTGCTTCCGGGACTGGGAGCCGTGGCTGCTGTAGCTGTTCAACCATTTGATGTTCCAGGGCATCGCTGAGGTTGCGTTTCAAGGAAGATGGCTCCCCTCTTGGCTACCAAACCGTTTCTTCATGAAGATCCGAGAGCAAAGGGAATGCTGGGAAAGAAAAACAACCATAGTTTAAACACATACACAATTAAAGGGGCTGCCCACGCAGACATTCCTCCTTAGCCAACCTCTCTGTGTCCATCATGCAATTCTCATCAAAGCTTTGTGCAAACACTAGAATTCACTAGTCTTCACCTTCCCACTCTCTAATGAAGTTCCATAGAGCTGATGTAGCGtagtggctaagagactgagACATGAATCTGCAAATCtctagttcaaatctcacctttgCCATGTACTAGCTAGCCTTAGACAAGCCATTCTCTTTCTGTCTCCTCATCtaccatatattttggaaagttgtttgttcactatgcatttggacacatcTTAAGGTACTGTAACCGATTTtttcatgatggttcctgagaccaAGGAGCAGATTTTCATCTAAGATTGGATACAGTTgggcaccattttgaatcaagatggcggactgaacctttcaaacatGCAttgattttaaacatttatatccagaggtgtaattgtccagggtccgggggagtcttagaccctttccttttttgggagacaggtcccagcaggatccctctgcctccagcatcttatgagccaatcagcatgaaaagggagtgtgtcagccactgaaaagggtcCCAATGATTGtgaattgcaagcaagccttaaTTCCAATTTCAAAATGCCAACAcaggttgtggagagtgagaatcctgtaactgcagaagaagaggaagtgaatcctgaggatagcatcccaattacatcatcaagcagtttggtagtaccaggagataaatgtgtagacattgaattcagtaattcaagcaatatctctgacagtgagaaaggacagtcaaatggtgagagcgatagagaagcagaaagcagtattccagcctggccagattattctacaagtttagaaggttgtataatcttagtaAGGGGGCAtagttgtgactatcatgaagggaccctgaatttctgaatttgccactacactactgcttttaTCCAGGGATATTGACAGGCAGGgtcggggggtgggggtggtagggtctcagcagggtccctatatcttcaGCATCTGatcagccaatcaacatgaaaggggagtgtgttagccacttaaaagagtcttttcagcagctaacgctctcccctttcatgctgattggctcttagcgatggttgttgtgggagaaggcattaacaaggatctaattctcaacccagctgtaaaaaaaagggggggagtagggagtgtggctgcaactgtcatgaagggatcctgcacttctgaatttgctactacattaCTGCTTATATCAAaagtgcactgatttttttttatttcttagcattcctgagcaatgccaggCACAAGCCTTACATCgattcagacccttggtctatctagctcagtactgtctacactgacgggcagtggctccccagggtttcagacagggagtcttttctagccttacctagagatgccgaggattgaacctggggccttctgcatacaaagcagatgctctgtacttgagctacagccctttgtaGATGCTCCTCCACTAAAGGGCAATGTGTCTATGGAGGTAGGTATGAAACTGTCTCACACAGAGTCACACCGTTGGTCCCTCTGGCTCAATATTttccaggggttcccagactgtggtccatggaccaccagtggtctgtgagctacattcaggtggtctgtggcatgcaggtattaaatattcatgttgatctttaactgtatttctattgcttcttttatctcttatactgtatttttattgcattacaatttgaattctatacactttatttCTATgttagaaacaataaaaatacaactaaaaaccatacagcatctagaacagctacagcaggaaggaaaatcattaagtggcccgcAAGACCCtgggcaattttcaagtggtccataggaaaatagtttgggaaccactggcctgcGCTGACTGGAGGCAGCTCTTAAGGATTTCAGGCCAGGGGTctctcctaaccctacctggagatgttgaggactgaaccggggaccttctgcaagcaaagtagatgccctactactgagctacggccctgacCCTTTATCATCAGGACATCCAGTTGTAGAGGAATTTGGGAAGGGGAAAGGGttccttgtgatgcgtccttccctggctctccctgtcaggttcctacctgctcgtggttactgcctgtctctaggcaccaccagggactccaccagtccggactgctctctcttatggtttctctcccccccagattccactctcactcttccttttatacattcagccattttaaacactcagccaatcatctcgcattctactgcccattcactccccctctttcactccatttaccatgtatcttctaaacaaccaacacttaccatatatacattaatataggaacatcacatttcccccccccttaaacaacagcagagtataattcctgttccaggatttatacgtcaagttaacaaataaaagtctctatggggaaaatgtctttctttgttcctctgtctggtcacgtcactgcagtcccagccacttgcctggaaagtccatcagccagtacactgtccttgccttttatgaactggaagtccacttgatagtcctgtagggcccaggaccacctctgcagcatagtgttatggtttttcatagtctgcaaccataacaaggcccgatgatccatagttaccgtgaatcttcgtccccacacatatgggcacaacttgttcagtccccacacgaccgctaggcactccttctggaccgacgaatagtttttctccctcggcgtcagcttgcgactcaggtacgccactggatgtctggtgccttctctctcctgtgcaagacaactcccagtgcgaggtccgatgcatctgtagccacgatgaatggtttctcatagtctggtgctattaatatgggtccttggcacaaggcttgcttcagtagatcaaaagccttctgacattcatccgtccataccacacgctcagaacacttcttctttgttaattcatgcaagggggttgctatttccccaaaatttctcacaaacttcctataaaatccagccacacccagaaatgcccttacttgttttttggttaaggggatcggccacgcttgtattgcctccaccttgctccataagggggtgattttcccactccacaccttatgtcctaaatagattacttcctttagtccaaactggcatttcttagtttttattgtgaggcctgcttttcttaaggcctccagtactgttgtcaggtgttggacatgctcaggcaccgacttgctaaaaatggccacgtcatcgatataggccactgcaaaatctgacatgcctcgcaacacagtattgactagcctctgaaatgaacttggtgagttccttagtcccatgggtaaggtcacaaactcatataacccatctggtgtactgaaggcagttttggctctggattgctcgtctaattccatttgccaaaatcctttacagaggtctaacgtagagataatggttgctgcccccaataactctaacattgcgtctaccctaggcataggatatgcatctgggacagtaattttattgattagccgataatcaatgcaaaaccttgtcgttccatcttttttcggaaccaggacaatacttgaggcccagggactgatggattccctgatcactcctaattccagcatatcttccacctcctttttgatctcattcaaaactttcccattcacacggtacggaacagatctgattggggcatgatctccagtatcaatggaatgtataactatactggttcggccaggtttgttgctaaagagattcctataggttttcaaaactctcagaatctcctcttttacttcctccttcacctcctctgaccattccacttgatctacccctcctctgtctttgctttcctgtaccaaatctggaagttcaggcccacttccctcagggaataaggtaacttccaa
This DNA window, taken from Rhineura floridana isolate rRhiFlo1 chromosome 2, rRhiFlo1.hap2, whole genome shotgun sequence, encodes the following:
- the ANKRD9 gene encoding ankyrin repeat domain-containing protein 9; the encoded protein is MPWNIKWLNSYSSHGSQSRKQCKKSSFAFYQAVRDQLPVWLLEDMRRMEAFHWQEGGQVSTYSPSEALLYALVHNHQPYARYLLSTFPKSALAIPSLHFSCCHSSAPHLAMAVRYNRVHILLEILKAIRDFPVSDRASYLDRRGCSRVEGGKTALHVACELARPECLLLLLGHGASPCLIDCTGNTPLDLLLQQIWESSASNLCTKLLLLDSLFLFTPQGFPLAMKQQLLDDPEQWQDLLGKNRFQWLAGLAPSSLFVRSMQVLIGTISPDQFPEALEDLPLPHFLKPLDLKLKS